One region of Caldimonas thermodepolymerans genomic DNA includes:
- a CDS encoding fructosamine kinase family protein translates to MTNETVLLQRSLAGRFGGRWSAEPLHASSFCATWGARGRGQRLFVKSVPLAAADVLEAEADGLEALASMRAIAVPEVAGCWRDGEHGLALLALQWLELRPPDAGFGERYGRALGELHRGIPPAAKAATAGGATTCWAARRSATAGAARAAAPAGSTSSPRHALAR, encoded by the coding sequence ATGACGAACGAGACGGTCCTGCTGCAACGGTCGCTGGCCGGCCGCTTCGGCGGACGCTGGTCCGCCGAGCCGCTGCATGCAAGCAGCTTCTGTGCCACCTGGGGCGCGCGCGGGCGGGGGCAGCGGCTGTTCGTGAAGTCCGTGCCGCTGGCTGCCGCCGACGTGCTCGAAGCCGAGGCCGACGGCCTGGAGGCGCTGGCCTCGATGCGCGCGATCGCGGTGCCCGAGGTGGCCGGCTGCTGGCGCGACGGGGAACACGGCCTGGCGCTGCTGGCGCTGCAATGGCTGGAGCTGCGTCCGCCCGACGCCGGCTTCGGCGAGCGCTACGGGCGTGCGCTGGGCGAGCTGCACCGCGGCATCCCGCCGGCGGCGAAGGCCGCTACGGCTGGCGGCGCGACAACCTGCTGGGCGGCACGCCGCAGCGCAACCGCTGGAGCCGCCAGGGCGGCCGCGCCGGCTGGATCGACTTCCTCGCCGAGGCACGCCTTGGCGCGCTGA
- a CDS encoding fructosamine kinase family protein — protein sequence MLGGTPQRNRWSRQGGRAGWIDFLAEARLGALNAELARRGGATPLVEAVAQVIDRLPQWFDDGYLPRASLIHGDLWSGNWAMQADGTPVIYDPAVSCSDAEAELAMMELFGSPPAGFWHAYRATAGLHEGYARRRGLYQLYHLLNHVLLFGGGYAAQALACARALLGRGAP from the coding sequence CTGCTGGGCGGCACGCCGCAGCGCAACCGCTGGAGCCGCCAGGGCGGCCGCGCCGGCTGGATCGACTTCCTCGCCGAGGCACGCCTTGGCGCGCTGAACGCCGAGCTGGCCCGCCGCGGCGGGGCCACCCCGCTGGTCGAGGCGGTCGCGCAGGTGATCGACCGGCTGCCGCAATGGTTCGACGACGGCTACCTGCCGCGCGCCAGCCTGATCCACGGCGACCTGTGGTCCGGCAACTGGGCCATGCAGGCCGACGGCACCCCGGTGATCTACGACCCGGCGGTGTCGTGCTCGGACGCCGAGGCCGAACTGGCGATGATGGAACTGTTCGGCAGCCCGCCGGCCGGCTTCTGGCATGCCTACCGCGCCACCGCCGGCCTGCACGAGGGCTACGCGCGCCGGCGCGGGCTGTACCAGCTGTACCACCTGCTCAACCACGTGCTGCTGTTCGGCGGCGGCTACGCGGCCCAGGCGCTGGCCTGCGCCCGCGCGCTGCTCGGCCGCGGCGCCCCCTGA
- the leuE gene encoding leucine efflux protein LeuE codes for MFYGITDLGTFVVGTIFIILLPGPNSLYVMSVASRWGVKAGYQAACGVFIGDAILMLLSAGGAASLLKAMPALFMAIKYAGAAYLAWVGFNLLRSALATWRGQDGPARAMEVADARRPLRSALLISLMNPKAILFFVSFFIQFVDPAYEHPGLSFLLLGAIVQLCSAAYLSLLIFGGAYLAQQFRRRRRLAAAGTGAVGGLFLGFGAKLASATLG; via the coding sequence ATGTTCTACGGCATCACCGACCTGGGCACCTTCGTCGTCGGGACGATCTTCATCATCCTGCTGCCCGGACCCAACTCGCTGTACGTGATGTCGGTGGCCTCGCGCTGGGGCGTCAAGGCCGGCTACCAGGCAGCCTGCGGCGTGTTCATCGGCGACGCGATCCTGATGCTGCTGTCCGCCGGCGGCGCGGCCTCGCTGCTCAAGGCGATGCCGGCGCTGTTCATGGCCATCAAGTACGCCGGGGCGGCCTACCTGGCCTGGGTGGGCTTCAACCTGCTGCGCTCGGCGCTGGCCACCTGGCGCGGGCAGGACGGCCCGGCGCGCGCGATGGAGGTCGCCGACGCGCGCCGGCCGCTGCGCTCGGCGCTGCTGATCAGCCTGATGAACCCGAAGGCGATCCTGTTCTTCGTGTCCTTCTTCATCCAGTTCGTCGACCCGGCCTACGAGCACCCGGGACTGTCCTTCCTGCTGCTGGGCGCCATCGTGCAGCTGTGCAGCGCGGCCTACCTGTCGTTGCTGATCTTCGGCGGGGCCTACCTCGCGCAGCAGTTCCGCCGCCGGCGCCGGCTGGCCGCGGCCGGCACCGGCGCGGTGGGCGGCCTGTTCCTCGGCTTCGGCGCCAAGCTGGCCAGCGCGACGCTGGGCTAG
- a CDS encoding DNRLRE domain-containing protein, with protein sequence MIKHTLTWRHGVALLVALGLAACGGSDPSGTTATGPSAGGSGPSGQAATEAIPDVAGGTTAPPDVVVRDALDDDGPAPSEAVAQDAPSAPTASQASGTGHGQPAAAAVSAEMSFQRGVSPSASYAGVADTWLQQAVPSANAGADTALTTDRDAPAGSGQRATTLLRFDLSAIPRGAKVQAAELSFTVTNRTSGEPFVLYAARRAWNESQATWNQAAASTPWEAPGARGAGDRGSTVLGQLLPTATGRYAVSLNAAGVAVVQGWVNAPQTNHGFVLDAITNMDGMVLASSEAADPAQRPRLSVKYEPAFVHPGLHVSAAQLDFVRARIAAGAQPWSIEFSRAQRKGHGNPNWVPRPVAHMRCGNGGSKVDEGCYDARQDALAAYTLALLWYHTRDQRYADGAIRILDAYADTLQSIAFVYGDYDTHNGPLQAAWLAELFPRSAEILRHSNSGWPQERAVRFGEMLRRVMLPRIVDGWTSGGSNWNNSMTNGVMNIAVYTDDRALFEKALGMWRQRVRETIYLASDGAEPVPAPNQRGADGRWKSGSLAKAWWGQTEFSSRTNGISQEVCRDFGHATMSIASLSQAAETALLQGVDLYAEEEARLIAGAEFMAKYLAAHAPASNGKATVGVDPWLCARRSEFVNKDKQPVPNNTIEVQILPTWEILYNHYVNRRGRAMPATAALLPKVRAGGSTTDLQMSWETLTHAGVGAVGL encoded by the coding sequence GTGATCAAGCACACCCTGACCTGGCGTCACGGGGTCGCCCTGCTGGTGGCCCTGGGCCTTGCCGCCTGCGGCGGCAGCGATCCATCCGGCACGACGGCCACCGGCCCGTCGGCAGGCGGCAGCGGGCCGTCCGGCCAGGCCGCCACGGAGGCCATCCCGGACGTGGCGGGCGGCACCACCGCGCCGCCCGACGTGGTGGTCCGGGACGCCCTGGACGATGACGGCCCCGCGCCGTCGGAGGCGGTGGCGCAGGACGCGCCTTCCGCCCCCACGGCGTCGCAGGCGTCGGGCACCGGCCACGGACAGCCTGCGGCGGCGGCCGTGTCGGCCGAGATGTCCTTCCAGCGCGGCGTGTCGCCATCGGCAAGCTATGCGGGCGTGGCCGACACCTGGCTGCAGCAGGCCGTGCCGTCTGCCAACGCCGGTGCCGACACCGCGCTGACCACCGACCGCGACGCCCCGGCGGGCAGCGGCCAGCGCGCCACCACCCTGCTGCGCTTCGACCTGAGCGCGATCCCGCGGGGGGCCAAGGTGCAGGCGGCCGAGCTGAGCTTCACGGTGACCAACCGGACCTCGGGCGAGCCTTTCGTCCTCTACGCCGCGCGCCGCGCCTGGAACGAGTCGCAGGCCACGTGGAACCAGGCCGCCGCGTCCACGCCCTGGGAGGCCCCCGGGGCCCGCGGCGCGGGCGACCGCGGCAGCACGGTGCTCGGCCAGCTGCTGCCCACCGCCACCGGCCGGTACGCGGTGTCGCTCAACGCCGCCGGCGTGGCCGTGGTGCAGGGCTGGGTGAACGCGCCGCAGACCAACCACGGCTTCGTGCTGGACGCGATCACGAACATGGACGGGATGGTGCTGGCCTCCTCCGAGGCGGCCGACCCCGCCCAGCGGCCGCGCCTGAGCGTGAAGTACGAGCCGGCCTTCGTGCACCCCGGGCTGCACGTCTCGGCGGCCCAGCTCGATTTCGTGCGCGCGCGCATCGCCGCCGGCGCGCAACCCTGGAGCATCGAGTTCAGCCGCGCGCAGCGCAAGGGCCACGGCAACCCGAACTGGGTGCCGCGCCCGGTGGCGCACATGCGGTGCGGCAACGGCGGCAGCAAGGTCGACGAGGGCTGCTACGACGCCCGGCAGGACGCGCTGGCCGCCTACACCCTCGCGCTGCTGTGGTACCACACGCGCGACCAGCGCTACGCGGACGGCGCGATCCGGATCCTCGACGCCTACGCGGACACGCTGCAGTCCATCGCCTTCGTCTACGGGGACTACGACACGCACAACGGGCCGCTGCAGGCGGCGTGGCTGGCCGAGCTGTTCCCGCGCTCGGCCGAGATCCTGCGCCACAGCAACTCGGGCTGGCCGCAGGAGCGCGCCGTGCGGTTCGGCGAGATGCTGCGACGCGTCATGCTGCCGCGCATCGTCGACGGCTGGACCAGCGGCGGCAGCAACTGGAACAACTCGATGACCAACGGCGTGATGAACATCGCCGTCTACACCGATGACCGCGCGCTGTTCGAGAAGGCGCTCGGCATGTGGCGCCAGCGCGTGCGCGAGACCATCTACCTGGCCAGCGACGGCGCCGAACCCGTGCCCGCGCCGAACCAGCGCGGCGCCGACGGCCGCTGGAAGTCGGGCTCGCTCGCGAAGGCCTGGTGGGGGCAGACCGAGTTCTCCTCGCGCACGAACGGCATCTCGCAGGAGGTGTGCCGCGATTTCGGCCATGCGACGATGTCCATCGCCTCGCTGTCGCAGGCGGCGGAGACGGCGCTGCTGCAGGGCGTGGACCTCTACGCCGAGGAAGAGGCGCGCCTCATCGCCGGGGCGGAGTTCATGGCGAAGTACCTCGCAGCCCATGCGCCGGCCAGCAACGGCAAGGCCACGGTCGGTGTCGATCCCTGGCTGTGCGCGCGCCGCAGCGAATTCGTGAACAAGGACAAGCAGCCGGTGCCGAACAACACGATCGAGGTGCAGATCCTGCCGACCTGGGAAATCCTCTACAACCACTACGTCAACCGCCGTGGCCGCGCCATGCCGGCCACCGCGGCGCTGCTGCCCAAGGTGCGCGCGGGAGGCTCCACGACCGACCTGCAGATGTCGTGGGAGACGCTCACGCACGCGGGCGTGGGCGCGGTCGGGCTGTAG
- a CDS encoding CBS domain-containing protein: MTLRVMDVMTRGAQATAPADSLRRAAQAMDDLNVGALPVCRRSRVVGIVTDRDIVVRAVAQARPADVTTVQDVMTTDVRCCYEDQSLDDAIEAMRRHQVRRLPVLDRQHLLVGIVSLGDIATKGGHAAAAVLLADVSQPCEPDLDHAAIRPAHAPRQPGDPLATPTRR; the protein is encoded by the coding sequence ATGACCCTCCGGGTGATGGACGTGATGACGCGCGGTGCCCAGGCGACGGCCCCGGCCGACAGCCTGCGCCGCGCGGCCCAGGCGATGGACGACCTCAACGTGGGCGCACTGCCGGTGTGCCGGCGCAGCCGTGTGGTCGGCATCGTCACCGACCGCGACATCGTCGTGCGCGCCGTCGCGCAGGCCCGGCCGGCCGACGTCACCACGGTGCAGGACGTGATGACGACGGACGTGCGCTGCTGCTACGAGGACCAGTCGCTCGACGACGCGATCGAGGCCATGCGGCGCCACCAGGTACGACGCCTGCCGGTGCTCGACCGACAGCACCTGCTGGTCGGCATCGTCTCGCTGGGCGACATCGCCACCAAGGGCGGTCATGCGGCCGCCGCGGTCCTGCTCGCCGACGTCTCGCAGCCGTGCGAACCCGATCTGGACCACGCCGCCATCCGCCCGGCGCACGCCCCGCGGCAACCCGGCGACCCCCTTGCCACCCCGACCAGGAGATGA
- a CDS encoding helix-turn-helix transcriptional regulator produces MARPTTRVLALLELLQTHRRMTGAELAARLEVDGRTLRRYIAALEDLGIPILAERGRYGGYMLMPGYKVPPLMFTQEETLAVGLGLVAARRLGLGDRAAAIESAQAKLERVMPAPLQKRLRALGETVALDLPAPSAPVDDATLATLAEAIRSARRVRLDYQPEAGAATTRDVDPYGLVYRRGRWYVSGHCHLRRDLRSFRLDRIRQVQLVDAYFGRPAHFDAAAHLARSITELPRAIPVSVLLHTDLADAMSDLGESLGTLAPVEGGVLLQARTDSLAWFARQLARLGCRFTVLAPRGLRQAVRRHARRLLAATEARRVQGRPRGGTRVSSGDGV; encoded by the coding sequence ATGGCCCGCCCGACCACGCGCGTGCTCGCGCTGCTCGAACTGCTGCAGACCCATCGCCGCATGACCGGTGCGGAACTGGCCGCGCGGCTGGAGGTCGACGGCCGCACGCTGCGCCGCTACATCGCGGCGCTGGAGGACCTGGGCATCCCCATCCTGGCCGAGCGCGGCCGCTACGGCGGCTACATGCTGATGCCCGGCTACAAGGTGCCGCCGCTGATGTTCACCCAGGAGGAAACGCTGGCGGTGGGCCTCGGCCTGGTGGCGGCGCGCCGGCTCGGCCTGGGCGACCGCGCCGCGGCGATCGAAAGCGCCCAGGCCAAGCTGGAGCGCGTGATGCCCGCGCCGCTGCAGAAGCGCCTGCGCGCGCTGGGCGAGACGGTGGCACTGGACCTGCCCGCGCCTTCCGCACCGGTGGACGACGCAACGCTCGCGACGCTGGCCGAGGCGATCCGCTCGGCGCGACGCGTGCGGCTGGACTACCAGCCGGAGGCGGGCGCTGCGACCACGCGCGACGTCGATCCCTACGGGCTGGTGTACCGGCGCGGGCGCTGGTACGTGAGCGGGCATTGCCACCTGCGGCGCGACCTGCGTTCGTTCCGCCTCGACCGCATCCGGCAGGTGCAGCTGGTCGACGCCTACTTCGGGCGTCCCGCGCATTTCGACGCGGCCGCGCACCTGGCGCGCAGCATCACCGAGCTGCCGCGCGCCATCCCGGTGTCGGTGCTGCTGCACACCGACCTCGCCGACGCGATGTCCGACCTGGGCGAGTCGCTCGGCACGCTGGCACCGGTCGAGGGCGGCGTGCTGCTGCAGGCACGCACCGACAGCCTGGCCTGGTTCGCGCGGCAGCTGGCGCGGCTGGGCTGCCGCTTCACCGTGCTCGCGCCGCGCGGGCTGCGCCAGGCGGTGCGCCGGCATGCGCGCCGGTTGCTGGCCGCAACGGAGGCCCGCCGCGTTCAGGGCCGCCCGCGCGGCGGCACGCGGGTCTCCAGCGGGGACGGGGTGTAG
- a CDS encoding glutathione S-transferase family protein, translating into MEPVLFYGVPQGCSFGSIVALEWLGRPYRLCRVEMLEAWPAGYERLNPKMQTPVLLTGDGRMLTESLAILQHLAAQDLGPQGLGRAQGTPEHDRLNERLAFLSTDFFGAFGPLWTAYDRDDLDDGAKGLLRELGTQDVHRVFRVLDGLLAGRAWLVDDRRSVADAYLSGVARWADYLRVFDTRAEYPNVAAHLRKLRADPAVAFADAVERQAPATSTGAFRGHVSAEEAMSAWR; encoded by the coding sequence ATGGAACCCGTCCTGTTCTATGGCGTCCCGCAGGGATGCTCCTTTGGTTCGATCGTCGCGCTCGAATGGCTGGGGCGGCCCTACCGGCTGTGCCGCGTCGAGATGCTCGAGGCCTGGCCGGCCGGCTATGAACGGCTCAACCCCAAGATGCAGACGCCGGTGCTGCTGACCGGCGACGGCCGCATGCTGACCGAGAGCCTGGCCATCCTGCAGCACCTGGCGGCGCAGGACCTCGGCCCGCAGGGCCTGGGCCGTGCACAGGGCACGCCGGAGCACGACCGGCTCAACGAGAGGCTGGCCTTCCTCAGCACCGACTTCTTCGGAGCGTTCGGCCCGCTGTGGACGGCCTACGACCGCGACGACCTGGACGACGGCGCCAAGGGCTTGCTGCGCGAACTCGGCACGCAGGACGTGCACAGGGTGTTCAGGGTGCTCGACGGCCTGCTGGCCGGTCGCGCCTGGCTGGTCGACGACCGCCGCAGCGTGGCCGACGCCTACCTGTCGGGCGTGGCGCGCTGGGCGGACTACCTGCGCGTGTTCGACACCCGGGCCGAGTACCCGAACGTCGCGGCCCACCTGCGCAAGCTGCGCGCCGACCCGGCGGTGGCCTTTGCCGATGCGGTCGAACGCCAGGCCCCGGCCACCTCGACCGGCGCATTCCGGGGCCACGTGAGCGCGGAAGAGGCCATGTCCGCGTGGCGTTGA
- a CDS encoding ABC transporter permease, which yields MNWHAVRAIYQFEMARTRRTLLQSIVSPVLSTSLYFVVFGAAIGSRIPEIDGVNYGAFIVPGLIMLSLLTQSISNASFGIYFPKFTGTIYELLSAPVSHLEILLGYVGAAASKSILLGLVILATAALFVPLRIEHPVWMLFYLVLTAVTFSLLGFVIGIWADGFEKLQLIPLLVVTPLTFLGGSFYSIHMLPPVWQTLSLFNPVVYLVSGFRWSFYGAGDVSIGLSLAMTLAFAVAFVAIAAWILRTGYKLKA from the coding sequence ATGAACTGGCATGCCGTCCGCGCGATCTACCAGTTCGAGATGGCGCGCACGCGGCGCACGCTGCTGCAGAGCATCGTCTCGCCGGTGCTGTCGACCTCGCTGTACTTCGTGGTCTTCGGCGCGGCGATCGGCTCGCGCATCCCCGAGATCGATGGCGTGAACTACGGCGCCTTCATCGTCCCGGGCCTGATCATGCTGTCGCTGCTGACCCAGAGCATCTCCAACGCCTCGTTCGGCATCTACTTCCCGAAGTTCACCGGCACGATCTACGAGCTGCTGTCGGCACCGGTGTCGCACCTGGAGATCCTGCTCGGCTACGTGGGCGCGGCGGCCAGCAAGTCCATCCTGCTCGGCCTCGTCATCCTCGCGACGGCCGCGCTGTTCGTGCCGCTGCGCATCGAGCACCCGGTGTGGATGCTGTTCTACCTGGTGCTCACCGCGGTGACCTTCAGCCTGCTCGGCTTCGTGATCGGCATCTGGGCCGACGGCTTCGAGAAGCTGCAGCTGATCCCGCTGCTGGTGGTCACGCCGCTGACCTTCCTCGGCGGCAGCTTCTACTCGATCCACATGCTGCCGCCGGTCTGGCAGACCCTCTCGCTGTTCAACCCGGTGGTCTACCTGGTCAGCGGCTTCCGCTGGAGCTTCTACGGCGCCGGCGACGTGAGCATCGGCCTGAGCCTGGCGATGACGCTGGCCTTTGCCGTGGCCTTCGTCGCGATCGCGGCGTGGATTCTGCGCACGGGGTACAAGCTGAAGGCCTGA
- a CDS encoding ABC transporter ATP-binding protein, with product MSAIISVSGLCKTYASGLAALKHIDLEIRRGEIFALLGPNGAGKTTLIGTICGIVRPTSGSVRVGGHDIVSDFRAARALIGLVPQELTTDAFETVWNTVSFSRGLFGKPPDPAHIERVLKDLSLWEKKDSRLMTLSGGMKRRVLIAKALSHEPQVLFLDEPTAGVDVSLRRDMWALVRRLRETGVTVILTTHYIEEAEQMADRVGVINRGELILVEDKAELMRKLGKKQLTLQLAEPLAALPPGLEDWPLALGKGGTELTYTYDARTSGTGVVAVLQRLAAAGIVPTDLHTTESSLEDIFVSLVKEPHA from the coding sequence ATGTCCGCCATCATCTCCGTCTCCGGGCTGTGCAAGACCTATGCGTCGGGCCTGGCCGCACTGAAGCACATCGACCTCGAGATCCGCCGCGGCGAGATCTTCGCGCTGCTGGGCCCCAACGGCGCCGGCAAGACCACGCTGATCGGCACCATCTGCGGCATCGTGCGCCCCACCTCGGGCAGCGTGCGGGTGGGCGGGCACGACATCGTCAGCGACTTCCGCGCCGCGCGCGCGCTGATCGGGCTGGTGCCGCAGGAACTGACCACCGACGCCTTCGAGACGGTCTGGAACACGGTCTCGTTCAGCCGGGGCCTGTTCGGCAAGCCGCCCGACCCGGCCCACATCGAGCGGGTGCTGAAGGACCTGTCGCTGTGGGAGAAGAAGGACAGCCGGCTGATGACGCTGTCCGGCGGCATGAAGCGCCGCGTGCTGATCGCCAAGGCGCTGTCGCACGAGCCGCAGGTGCTGTTCCTCGACGAGCCCACCGCGGGCGTGGACGTGAGCCTGCGCCGCGACATGTGGGCGCTGGTGCGCCGGCTGCGCGAGACCGGCGTGACCGTCATCCTGACCACGCACTACATCGAGGAAGCCGAGCAGATGGCCGACCGCGTGGGCGTGATCAACCGCGGCGAGCTGATCCTGGTCGAGGACAAGGCCGAGCTGATGCGCAAGCTGGGCAAGAAGCAGCTGACGCTGCAGCTGGCCGAGCCGCTCGCGGCCCTGCCGCCGGGCCTCGAGGACTGGCCGCTCGCGCTCGGCAAGGGCGGCACCGAGCTGACCTACACCTACGACGCGAGGACGTCCGGCACCGGCGTGGTCGCGGTGCTGCAGCGGCTGGCCGCCGCCGGCATCGTGCCCACCGACCTGCACACCACCGAAAGCTCGCTGGAGGACATCTTCGTGAGCCTGGTCAAGGAGCCCCACGCATGA
- the trfA gene encoding plasmid replication initiator TrfA — MQSRCAKPGKRPAVATWCNAGLGPETVRAVPNGFLRSALFGAIAKGRRRYINGEDLAAVDGVTIRYKGERLDQGDLDVWESVLHAVRLQELGSRCRVTSYALLKLMGKTDTGKNRATLQTRIERLVANAVTVKQGRYTYIGGLIRFAAKDEETQEWVIELDEKLRPLFAADQFTQVEWAVRHALDGHQLAQWLHGFYASHAKPFPIKIETLHRLCGSPLRGGLPTPARTGKVRGTNVAPICMKFSTVQTSSQCLETQAGRGFTPDRAAGVRETAVGVMQQFCSL, encoded by the coding sequence GTGCAGTCCCGCTGCGCAAAACCTGGAAAGCGACCGGCTGTTGCAACCTGGTGCAATGCCGGGCTTGGCCCGGAGACTGTCCGGGCGGTGCCGAACGGCTTCCTACGGTCGGCCCTGTTCGGCGCGATCGCCAAGGGGCGGCGGCGGTACATCAACGGCGAGGATCTCGCCGCCGTCGATGGCGTGACGATCCGCTACAAGGGCGAACGCCTCGACCAAGGCGACCTCGATGTGTGGGAAAGCGTGCTGCACGCCGTGCGCCTTCAGGAGCTGGGCAGTCGGTGCCGCGTCACGTCCTACGCCCTACTGAAGCTCATGGGCAAGACCGACACCGGCAAGAACCGGGCGACCCTGCAAACGCGCATCGAGCGGCTTGTAGCCAATGCCGTGACCGTCAAGCAGGGCCGCTACACCTACATCGGCGGCCTGATTCGCTTCGCGGCGAAGGACGAGGAAACGCAGGAGTGGGTCATCGAGCTGGACGAGAAGCTGCGCCCGCTGTTCGCCGCCGACCAGTTCACGCAGGTGGAATGGGCCGTGCGCCATGCGCTGGACGGCCACCAGCTCGCGCAGTGGCTGCATGGCTTCTACGCCAGCCACGCCAAGCCGTTCCCGATCAAGATCGAGACGCTGCACCGGCTCTGCGGTAGCCCCCTTCGGGGGGGATTGCCCACGCCCGCGCGCACAGGCAAAGTGCGTGGTACGAACGTTGCGCCAATTTGCATGAAATTTAGTACTGTACAAACATCCAGTCAATGCCTGGAAACGCAGGCTGGGCGCGGCTTTACGCCCGATCGAGCCGCCGGTGTTAGGGAGACAGCCGTCGGTGTTATGCAGCAGTTTTGCTCCCTATAA
- a CDS encoding DUF4136 domain-containing protein yields MFHQLGDSPTPTTYIFVPLKGQENSLEYKTYAALIRQELNKHQYREVTEKEKPDVVIAFDYGIDSGKQKLESIPIFGQTGVSSSTTYGTLNTYGNYGSYSGTTTYTPTYGVVGSSTVSRTEYARGLWLYIVDAKSVGTEKLNVLYEGNVKSTGSSSQLSRVMPAMIQALFKSFPGKSGATRTETTPIPIEQ; encoded by the coding sequence GTGTTTCATCAACTCGGAGATAGTCCAACTCCGACGACATATATTTTTGTTCCGCTAAAAGGTCAGGAAAACAGTCTCGAGTACAAGACGTATGCGGCGCTCATTCGCCAAGAGCTCAATAAGCATCAGTACAGAGAAGTTACAGAAAAAGAAAAACCCGATGTTGTAATCGCTTTCGACTATGGGATCGACAGTGGGAAGCAAAAGTTGGAGTCCATCCCAATTTTTGGTCAGACAGGCGTTTCATCATCAACTACGTATGGCACGTTGAACACATACGGCAACTACGGCTCATATTCTGGTACTACAACCTATACGCCCACCTACGGAGTAGTTGGTTCTTCTACTGTATCGAGAACAGAGTATGCCCGTGGGTTATGGCTGTACATCGTTGACGCTAAAAGCGTTGGAACAGAAAAGCTCAACGTTCTGTATGAGGGCAACGTGAAGAGTACCGGCTCTTCATCGCAGCTATCGCGGGTGATGCCGGCGATGATACAAGCGTTATTCAAGTCGTTTCCAGGGAAAAGCGGTGCAACAAGAACAGAAACTACCCCGATACCGATAGAGCAATGA
- a CDS encoding very short patch repair endonuclease produces MSETPEQRNRTMRAVRSRDTAPEMIVRRFLHAAGLRFRLHDRHLPGVPDLVFPSRRIALFVHGCFWHQHPGCKAADRPKSWPDYWNRKLDGNMVRDARHWLYAVL; encoded by the coding sequence ATGAGCGAGACGCCGGAGCAGCGCAACCGCACTATGCGGGCTGTGCGTTCCCGCGACACCGCCCCGGAAATGATCGTGCGGCGCTTTCTCCACGCCGCTGGCCTGCGCTTCCGGCTCCATGATCGGCACCTTCCTGGCGTTCCTGATCTGGTGTTTCCAAGCCGCCGCATAGCGCTGTTCGTGCATGGGTGTTTCTGGCATCAGCACCCAGGCTGCAAGGCGGCCGACCGGCCGAAGTCGTGGCCAGACTACTGGAATCGGAAGCTGGATGGAAACATGGTGCGTGACGCCCGCCACTGGCTCTATGCCGTTTTGTGA
- a CDS encoding glutathione S-transferase family protein has product MLKLYFHPQSRGQIARWMLDEAGAEYELVHVDLQQGEHKRSEFLAINPAGKLPALVDGDVRVYENPAICLYVAEKHPEARLAPPPGAPGRGRFLSLMVYSTAQLEPSMGEALLKLPHHPARGWTPFDAAQDVVERELGDGPYLFGDWFTAADVMIGSMFIWKRWFGGPPDRPRIAAYVDRLLQRPRCSMRRE; this is encoded by the coding sequence ATGCTCAAGCTCTACTTCCACCCGCAGAGCCGGGGCCAGATCGCGCGCTGGATGCTCGACGAAGCCGGGGCCGAGTACGAACTGGTCCACGTCGACCTGCAGCAGGGCGAACACAAGCGGTCCGAGTTCCTGGCGATCAACCCGGCCGGCAAGCTGCCGGCCCTGGTCGACGGCGACGTCCGCGTCTACGAGAACCCGGCGATCTGCCTCTACGTGGCCGAGAAGCATCCCGAGGCCCGGCTGGCGCCGCCGCCCGGCGCACCCGGACGCGGGCGCTTCCTGTCGCTGATGGTCTATTCGACCGCGCAGCTGGAGCCGTCGATGGGCGAGGCGCTGCTCAAGCTGCCCCATCATCCGGCGCGCGGCTGGACCCCGTTCGACGCGGCGCAGGACGTGGTCGAGCGCGAGCTCGGCGACGGGCCGTACCTGTTCGGCGACTGGTTCACCGCGGCCGACGTGATGATCGGCTCGATGTTCATCTGGAAGCGCTGGTTCGGCGGCCCGCCCGACCGCCCGCGCATCGCGGCCTATGTCGACCGGCTGCTGCAGCGCCCGCGCTGCTCGATGCGCCGCGAGTGA
- a CDS encoding nucleotide pyrophosphohydrolase yields MPDDRLQALVQRLREFSAAKQWERYHSPKNLAMALAGETGELVAELQWLTEDESRAPEPERLQRIRDEAADVFIYLARLADALGIDLIEAAHAKMDRNEARFPAGSAPGHR; encoded by the coding sequence ATGCCCGACGACCGGCTGCAGGCGCTGGTGCAGCGCCTGCGCGAGTTTTCCGCCGCAAAGCAGTGGGAGCGCTATCACTCGCCGAAGAACCTTGCGATGGCCCTGGCCGGCGAGACCGGCGAACTGGTCGCCGAACTGCAATGGCTGACCGAGGACGAGAGCCGCGCGCCCGAACCCGAGCGCCTGCAGCGCATCCGCGACGAGGCGGCCGACGTGTTCATCTACCTGGCGCGCCTGGCCGATGCGCTGGGCATCGACCTGATCGAGGCCGCCCACGCCAAGATGGACCGCAACGAGGCGCGCTTTCCGGCCGGCAGTGCGCCGGGGCACCGCTGA